In Arachis stenosperma cultivar V10309 chromosome 1, arast.V10309.gnm1.PFL2, whole genome shotgun sequence, one DNA window encodes the following:
- the LOC130980780 gene encoding uncharacterized protein LOC130980780: MECALQAQHVLNNQHVEFAAYQLWEEAQHWWQAECRLLQLQNADVPWDVFQTAFYKKYFPESAREAKEMELMQLKQGSLSVADYTSRFEELYRFCRACQGASETYEGWKCVKYQRGLKDDIMTAVAPMEI; the protein is encoded by the coding sequence ATGGAGTGCGCGCTGCAAGCACAGCATGTCCTGAATAACCAACATGTGGAGTTTGCTGCCTATCAGCTTTGGGAAGAGGCCCAACATTGGTGGCAAGCAGAATGCCGCTTACTACAGCTTCAGAACGCCGATGTTCCTTGGGATGTATTCCAGACGGCCTTCTACAAGAAGTACTTTCCTGAGTCTGCAAGGGAAGCGAAGGAGATGGAACTTATGCAGCTAAAGCAAGGTTCTTTATCCGTGGCGGACTACACCAGCCGATTTGAGGAACTCTATAGGTTCTGTAGGGCATGTCAGGGTGCCTCAGAGACCTATGAAGGTTGGAAGTGTGTCAAGTATCAAAGGGGCTTGAAGGACGACATCATGACTGCTGTTGCTCCTATGGAGATTTGA